A genomic stretch from Limnobacter thiooxidans includes:
- a CDS encoding serine hydrolase domain-containing protein, producing the protein MFKKANTVPVPKNLGGVTQIDSKAEVSPYDVSMTRDNVEAIWNSVESFYRTGLQPGMTMVVRRQGEIVLKRSIGHARGNPPPQHPDQDVDQVLMTPDTPICLFSASKAITAMLVHKLQEQGKLDLNDTVGKYIPEFACNGKEGITIAHVLSHRAGVPQIPISNPHPSLLFKWDSVIDLINAGYTKRGDGSQQAYHAIVGGYILGELVQRITGESIQANLQKFIAKPLNAKYLTYGLNPEHHDSAAYNYSTGALPVFPINVLAKRALNIDFEKIASISNSTDFLNASIPAGNIYGTADEVSRFYQMMLDGGQFNGKQLFEAETIKLATKPAGGLSIDQTLMIPIRFSTGFMLGENLFSLFGVKARKAYGHLGLINIVTWADPARDISVAFLNTGKSLDPRSVPALGKILVSVSSNCSVLK; encoded by the coding sequence TCAGCATGACCCGCGACAATGTCGAGGCCATCTGGAACAGCGTAGAAAGTTTTTACAGAACCGGACTTCAGCCAGGCATGACCATGGTTGTGCGTCGCCAAGGTGAAATCGTATTGAAACGATCCATTGGTCACGCTCGGGGCAATCCGCCCCCACAACATCCCGATCAAGATGTCGATCAAGTCCTGATGACTCCTGATACACCGATCTGCCTTTTTTCAGCATCCAAAGCCATCACCGCCATGCTGGTGCACAAACTCCAGGAACAGGGAAAACTTGATCTTAACGACACAGTTGGCAAGTACATCCCTGAATTCGCCTGCAATGGAAAAGAAGGTATTACGATTGCCCATGTACTGTCGCATCGGGCAGGCGTGCCACAAATACCCATCAGCAATCCTCATCCGTCGCTTCTCTTTAAATGGGATAGTGTCATTGATCTGATCAACGCCGGATACACCAAACGCGGTGATGGCAGCCAGCAGGCCTATCATGCAATCGTCGGTGGTTATATCCTGGGGGAATTGGTTCAACGCATCACGGGTGAAAGCATTCAGGCCAATTTGCAAAAATTTATTGCAAAGCCACTGAACGCAAAATACCTCACTTATGGCTTGAACCCAGAGCACCACGATTCGGCCGCCTACAACTACAGCACCGGCGCTCTGCCCGTGTTTCCGATCAATGTACTGGCGAAACGCGCACTCAATATTGATTTCGAAAAGATTGCCAGTATTTCAAATAGCACCGACTTTTTGAATGCCAGTATACCGGCCGGTAATATCTATGGCACAGCCGATGAAGTCAGCCGTTTCTATCAGATGATGCTGGATGGCGGCCAGTTTAACGGCAAACAACTTTTCGAAGCTGAAACCATCAAGTTGGCTACCAAGCCCGCTGGCGGATTGTCAATCGATCAAACCCTGATGATCCCAATTCGTTTCTCCACAGGCTTCATGCTGGGGGAAAACCTGTTTTCCCTCTTCGGCGTCAAAGCACGCAAAGCGTATGGACACTTGGGACTTATCAACATCGTCACTTGGGCCGACCCCGCACGCGACATATCGGTGGCTTTCCTGAACACCGGGAAATCACTCGACCCGCGGTCAGTTCCTGCACTTGGAAAAATCCTGGTGTCGGTCAGCTCAAACTGCAGTGTATTGAAGTAA
- a CDS encoding Mur ligase family protein gives MDLQPHRNFFQKVFGQISSDPFCIAVSVGEQQSRASSRHVLAKNFDECWPLVVELSRSLCLSSTSENLHVRLDCLIDVQEYSWAQFKKELSKTKRNYFRRGVVLDLDFECLFLETELNANAMLIAGSDIETAQLNIGNFNRYARRKYGQAFVLDDSDHKPVWLFNTVGVYLGPDALDPVRLHQDGPFVGNRIISELDVDSTTRFVTKGSDFLSRQVNQNGRFVYGLFPCFDREVSGYNTLRHASSTYAMLEAWEVSRSPELFNSIELALNYLVKNLIHVVSLPSLPPGNEMAFLVDTGNEVKLGGNAVCVLALCKYTELTGNRQYMQLLERLAHGMAAMFNTNTGQFVHVLNFPDLSVKEVFRIIYYDGEAAFALMRLYRLTRKPAYLELVERAFEYFIHARHDRSHDHWLSYCVNELTVYKPLRKYFEFGVRNFQDYLDFVLERITTFPTLLELMMAAEQMLQRMRDLPELQDLLGEVDLEKFYRALHIRANRLIAGHFWPELAMFFANPQRIEGSFFIRHQAFRVRIDDVEHYLSGLIAYRKFLLERKPVRFLPLEAETSAELVPPSFGSQLDPKPLPIRAVSLPAALSGEANGEIHPELLLPIRGGKLFWRAAECWNRMRTDALRVGLILLPVSDADTYRTLEVQKRLFFSRFEPCGVEAALSVHWSGCQWKLKSGQSLTAVPGKSIYGWGIAIDVIQDQGGRIVEWLSKHAHRYGFCWHEQDKPWRLVYFAGDHVTEILPALATPESDFKTWDSGFISRATPGHWIQSPAESWSATGLFTWEGSMKEGQVAVVAADPKERGIRVERLAKLPFTPAGLVTSMSDQELASFAVPTALPVYRVSSNRRALIDLAYLARRHFRGKVIGVTGTAGKTTTVGMIAHALTHLSGDVFSTKGNANLPAGVAWNLCQVPWSTPYAVLELAIGSMAENTRMARPDVAVVTNIGPSHLEFHGTTRNVALKKARIFTGVPDGGAAVICLDTEHSDLLVKAAQTQGLRVLTYGFSQQATVWVERWDPVGGELLLHTPKGMHTLRSGLEGKHMVLNTLACVAVGLALELDVDVFLSGLSNFSPVSGRGKVHDIAFHSKQISLIDESYNANPVSMQASIELAGLLSTKSAAKRNVMILGDMLELGNDSDTLHRALEKVLIQQKPDLVVLCGNLIRVLQEPLLAAGIAHVAVFSNVEDLTLVLAELLQDGDQVLVKGSHGTGLHRLVSLLTSSLG, from the coding sequence TTGGACCTTCAGCCACATCGGAATTTCTTTCAAAAAGTATTTGGTCAGATTTCAAGCGATCCTTTTTGTATCGCTGTTTCAGTTGGTGAGCAGCAATCCCGTGCGTCCTCAAGACACGTGCTGGCTAAGAATTTCGACGAATGCTGGCCTTTGGTGGTGGAGTTATCTCGTTCCCTGTGTTTGAGCAGCACTTCGGAAAATCTTCATGTCCGCCTGGATTGTTTGATTGATGTTCAGGAATACAGCTGGGCGCAATTCAAGAAAGAGCTGAGTAAAACCAAGCGTAACTATTTCCGCAGAGGTGTGGTTTTAGATCTGGATTTCGAATGCCTTTTTTTGGAAACAGAGTTAAACGCCAATGCGATGCTAATTGCGGGTAGTGACATTGAAACAGCCCAGTTGAATATTGGCAACTTCAATCGGTATGCACGTCGTAAGTACGGACAGGCATTTGTATTGGACGATTCTGATCACAAACCTGTTTGGCTATTCAATACTGTCGGGGTTTATCTTGGGCCAGATGCCCTGGATCCCGTAAGGCTGCATCAGGATGGGCCCTTTGTTGGCAATCGCATCATTTCAGAACTTGATGTTGACAGCACCACACGGTTTGTAACCAAAGGGTCAGATTTTTTATCGAGGCAGGTCAATCAGAACGGTCGATTCGTCTACGGGTTGTTTCCTTGTTTTGATCGCGAAGTGAGTGGCTATAACACTTTGCGTCACGCGAGTTCTACTTATGCCATGCTGGAAGCCTGGGAAGTAAGTAGAAGTCCAGAGCTGTTTAATTCGATCGAGCTCGCTCTGAACTATTTGGTCAAGAATCTAATTCACGTGGTTAGTTTACCCAGCTTACCACCAGGCAACGAAATGGCGTTCCTTGTCGATACTGGCAATGAAGTTAAGTTGGGGGGCAATGCTGTTTGTGTATTGGCTTTGTGCAAATACACCGAGTTGACTGGAAACAGGCAGTACATGCAGTTGCTTGAGCGCCTGGCGCACGGTATGGCTGCAATGTTCAATACCAATACGGGTCAGTTTGTCCATGTCTTGAATTTTCCTGACCTTAGCGTCAAGGAAGTTTTCCGCATTATTTATTACGACGGTGAAGCAGCATTTGCGTTAATGCGCTTGTATCGTTTGACCCGAAAACCTGCTTATTTAGAACTGGTTGAACGTGCGTTTGAGTATTTTATTCATGCAAGGCACGACCGTAGCCATGACCATTGGTTGAGTTATTGTGTCAACGAATTAACTGTATACAAGCCTCTGCGCAAGTACTTTGAGTTCGGCGTTCGGAATTTTCAGGATTACCTTGATTTTGTTCTCGAACGAATCACTACCTTTCCAACTCTGCTTGAGTTGATGATGGCAGCCGAGCAGATGTTGCAGCGTATGAGAGATTTGCCTGAGCTTCAGGATTTGCTTGGAGAAGTGGATCTTGAGAAGTTTTATCGGGCATTGCATATCAGGGCAAATCGATTGATTGCTGGTCATTTTTGGCCAGAGTTGGCGATGTTTTTTGCCAATCCACAGCGAATAGAAGGGTCGTTTTTCATACGACATCAGGCATTCAGAGTGCGGATTGATGATGTAGAACACTACCTCTCAGGGTTGATCGCGTATCGAAAGTTTTTGCTCGAGCGAAAGCCTGTCCGTTTCCTGCCCCTCGAAGCGGAAACTTCTGCAGAACTCGTGCCACCTTCTTTTGGTTCGCAGCTTGATCCTAAGCCTCTGCCGATCAGAGCAGTGTCTTTGCCGGCTGCTTTGTCGGGTGAGGCGAATGGAGAGATACACCCGGAACTTCTCTTGCCTATTCGCGGTGGAAAACTGTTTTGGCGCGCTGCTGAATGCTGGAATCGGATGCGGACGGATGCCCTCCGAGTCGGGCTGATCCTGTTGCCAGTCAGTGATGCCGACACGTATCGCACACTTGAAGTGCAGAAACGCTTGTTTTTCTCTCGTTTTGAGCCTTGTGGGGTAGAGGCAGCTTTATCCGTTCATTGGTCAGGATGTCAGTGGAAGTTGAAATCTGGTCAATCGTTGACTGCTGTTCCGGGTAAGTCGATATATGGCTGGGGTATTGCAATCGATGTAATCCAAGACCAGGGTGGTCGAATAGTCGAGTGGCTAAGCAAACATGCGCACCGCTACGGATTTTGTTGGCATGAACAAGATAAGCCTTGGCGTTTAGTTTATTTCGCAGGTGATCATGTCACTGAAATTTTGCCCGCCCTTGCTACCCCAGAGTCGGATTTCAAGACCTGGGATTCAGGTTTCATTTCGAGAGCTACGCCAGGCCATTGGATTCAGTCACCTGCGGAAAGTTGGTCAGCAACAGGTTTGTTCACGTGGGAAGGCTCCATGAAAGAGGGTCAGGTTGCTGTTGTGGCTGCTGACCCGAAGGAGCGGGGTATTCGCGTGGAAAGGCTGGCAAAATTGCCTTTTACACCGGCAGGTCTTGTTACTTCGATGTCGGATCAGGAGTTGGCCAGTTTTGCAGTGCCGACTGCCTTGCCTGTTTATCGTGTGTCTTCAAATCGTAGGGCTTTGATTGATTTGGCATATCTTGCACGCAGGCACTTCCGCGGCAAAGTGATTGGCGTTACAGGAACTGCTGGCAAGACAACGACTGTCGGTATGATCGCCCACGCTTTGACGCATCTATCTGGCGATGTTTTCAGTACCAAGGGCAACGCGAACTTACCGGCAGGTGTTGCGTGGAATCTTTGTCAAGTGCCTTGGAGCACACCTTACGCCGTGTTGGAATTGGCGATTGGCTCTATGGCCGAGAATACCCGTATGGCCCGACCTGATGTGGCAGTGGTGACCAATATTGGGCCTTCCCACCTTGAGTTTCATGGTACGACTAGAAATGTGGCTCTCAAGAAGGCCAGGATTTTTACTGGGGTACCAGATGGTGGCGCGGCCGTCATTTGTCTTGATACGGAGCACTCAGATCTGCTGGTCAAGGCGGCCCAAACTCAAGGACTCAGGGTGTTGACCTACGGATTCAGTCAACAGGCGACTGTTTGGGTTGAAAGATGGGATCCTGTTGGCGGTGAATTGCTGCTGCACACACCGAAGGGTATGCACACTCTAAGATCAGGGTTGGAAGGGAAACACATGGTGTTGAATACGCTGGCCTGTGTGGCGGTTGGGTTGGCTTTGGAGTTGGATGTCGATGTGTTCCTTTCCGGTCTGAGCAATTTTTCCCCAGTCTCTGGAAGAGGAAAAGTGCATGACATTGCCTTTCACTCAAAGCAGATTAGTTTGATTGACGAGAGTTACAACGCCAACCCGGTTTCGATGCAAGCTTCAATTGAACTTGCTGGTCTTTTGTCTACGAAAAGTGCGGCGAAACGGAATGTGATGATTTTGGGCGACATGCTGGAGCTTGGAAATGATTCCGATACCCTTCATCGTGCGCTTGAGAAGGTTTTGATTCAGCAGAAACCCGATTTGGTGGTGTTGTGTGGAAATTTGATCCGGGTTTTACAAGAACCTCTTCTGGCGGCAGGAATAGCGCATGTGGCTGTCTTTTCGAATGTTGAGGATTTGACCTTGGTGCTTGCCGAGTTGTTGCAGGATGGTGACCAAGTGTTGGTAAAAGGATCTCACGGTACAGGCTTGCACCGGCTGGTTTCGTTGTTGACCTCAAGTCTTGGGTAG
- a CDS encoding pseudouridine synthase yields MLRFALLVVQQRNEIMHINPKPVKHFWQINSKNLQMKVRPSVKILQSQGLGSRRECENIFWNSEIFRNGIQIDPEIDEISWGDTLLIDGNTFEITQYKYVLMHKPAGYETSHLPSHNPSVFDLLPKHYIKRGLQAAGRLDLDTTGLLLFSDDGQFIHRLISGKVGTRQEIEKIYVVKGARPFTELQLKRLVEGVDLDDEPEIIYASRANLLPDGQLELGITTGKYHQVKRMVAAVGNHVDALHRRVVGPYELPVDLAPASYVEVDPAPVLSRAPDKVA; encoded by the coding sequence TTGCTTCGTTTCGCGCTGCTTGTCGTGCAGCAGAGAAACGAGATTATGCACATCAATCCGAAACCTGTCAAACACTTTTGGCAAATAAATTCAAAGAATCTTCAAATGAAAGTTAGACCAAGCGTAAAAATCCTGCAATCACAAGGACTTGGAAGTCGTCGTGAATGCGAAAATATTTTCTGGAATTCCGAAATTTTTCGCAACGGAATTCAGATCGACCCCGAAATAGATGAAATTTCATGGGGAGACACCCTTTTAATTGATGGAAATACCTTCGAAATTACTCAATACAAGTACGTGTTGATGCATAAACCTGCTGGATATGAGACTTCTCACCTGCCCAGCCACAACCCTTCGGTTTTCGACCTGCTGCCGAAGCACTATATAAAGCGAGGTTTGCAGGCAGCGGGGCGCCTTGATCTGGATACAACGGGGTTGCTGCTGTTCTCCGATGACGGCCAGTTCATCCACCGCCTTATTAGTGGAAAAGTCGGCACCAGGCAGGAGATTGAAAAGATCTATGTAGTAAAAGGAGCAAGACCGTTTACTGAATTGCAATTGAAGCGGCTTGTTGAGGGGGTGGATCTGGACGATGAGCCGGAGATCATCTATGCCAGCCGAGCCAACTTGCTACCTGACGGGCAGTTGGAACTGGGCATCACCACAGGCAAATATCACCAGGTCAAACGAATGGTTGCTGCGGTAGGCAATCATGTGGATGCACTGCATCGTAGAGTGGTAGGCCCCTACGAACTGCCCGTTGATCTGGCCCCTGCCTCTTATGTAGAAGTAGATCCAGCCCCGGTTCTTAGTAGAGCGCCTGACAAAGTGGCCTGA